A window of the Apodemus sylvaticus chromosome 15, mApoSyl1.1, whole genome shotgun sequence genome harbors these coding sequences:
- the Fbxo45 gene encoding F-box/SPRY domain-containing protein 1 yields MAAPGPGAGAASGGASGGGAGAGSGSSGVGGRLPSRVLELVFSYLELSELRSCALVCKHWYRCLHGDENSEVWRSLCARSLAEEALRTDILCNLPSYKAKVRAFQHAFSTNDCSRNVYIKKNGFTLHRNPIAQSTDGARTKIGFSEGRHAWEVWWEGPLGTVAVIGIATKRAPMQCQGYVALLGSDDQSWGWNLVDNNLLHNGEVNGSFPQCNNAPKYQIGERIRVILDMEDKTLAFERGYEFLGVAFRGLPKACLYPAVSAVYGNTEVTLVYLGKPLDG; encoded by the exons ATGGCGGCGCCGGGCCCGGGGGCTGGGGCAGCCTCGGGCGGCGCTAGCGGTGGCGGCGCGGGCGCCGGCTCGGGGTCCTCCGGGGTCGGTGGCCGGTTGCCCAGCCGGGTGCTGGAGTTGGTGTTCTCCTACCTGGAGCTGTCCGAGCTGCGGAGCTGCGCCCTGGTTTGCAAGCACTGGTACCGCTGCCTCCACGGTGACGAGAACAGCGAGGTGTGGCGGAGCCTGTGCGCCCGCAGCCTGGCAGAAGAGGCTCTGCGCACGGACATCCTCTGCAACCTGCCCAGCTACAAGGCCAAG GTACGTGCTTTCCAACACGCCTTCAGCACAAATGATTGCTCCAGGAATGTCTACATCAAGAAGAATGGCTTTACATTGCATCGGAACCCCATCGCTCAGAGCACTGATGGTGCAAGGACCAAGATTGGTTTCAGTGAGGGTCGCCACGCCTGGGAAGTGTGGTGGGAGGGCCCTTTGGGCACGGTAGCCGTGATCGGGATTGCTACGAAACGGGCCCCCATGCAGTGCCAAGgctatgtggccttgttggggagtGATGACCAGAGCTGGGGCTGGAATCTGGTGGACAATAATCTACTACACAATGGGGAGGTCAACGGCAGCTTCCCACAGTGCAACAACGCGCCGAAGTACCAG ATAGGAGAGAGAATCCGAGTCATCCTGGACATGGAGGACAAGACTCTAGCCTTTGAGCGTGGGTATGAGTTCCTGGGGGTTGCCTTTCGAGGACTTCCAAAAGCCTGCTTATACCCAGCAGTCTCTGCAGTATATGGCAACACAGAAGTGACTTTGGTTTATCTTGGAAAACCTTTGGATGGATGA